The DNA window CTGCCGCCCATGGGAATCGCGCTTACCGCGCCGGCGGACTTCACGCCCGGCATCTCCCGGATGCGGCCCAGCAGCGCGGCGTGGAAGGCACCCACCTGCGCGTCTTCCGGGTACGCCGCGCGCGGCAGCGTCAGGTCGAACGAAACCACGCCGTCGGGCCGGAAGCCGGGGTCCACGCGCTGGAGCTGCACGAAGCTGCGGATGAGCAGCCCCGCGCCCGCGAGCAGCACCACCGCCATCGCCACCTCGGCCACCACCAGCGTGCCGCGCAGCCGCGTGGCCGCGCGCCCCGCCCCGCCGCCCCGGCCCCCCTCGCGCAGCGAGGCCGCCAGGTCCGGCCGCGTCGCCTTCAGCGCGGGGAAGATGCCCACCAGCACGCTCGTGAGCAGCGACACCGCCCCCGTGAACGCCACCGCGCGGCCGTCCAGCCCCACCGCGTCCAGCCGGGGAATGTCCTGCGGGCGCAGGCTCACCAGCGCCGCCACGCCCCAGTGCGCCAGCAGCAGCCCCAGCGTGCCGCCCAGCACGCCCAGCAGCAGGTTCTCCGTCAGGAGCTGCCGCACCAACGCGCCGCGGCCCGCGCCCAGCGCCGCCCGCACCGCGATCTCGCTCTCCCGCGCCGCCATGCGGGCCAGGAGCAGGTTCGCCACGTTCACGCAGGCGATGAGCAGCACGAAGCCCACGGCGCCCAGCAGCACCAGCAGGGGCATGCGCACGTCGCCCACCGTGGCCTCGTGCAGCCCCAGCACCGTCGCCTCCACGCCCGTGTTCGTCTCCGGGTACTCGCGGCGCAGCCGCGCCGCCACGGTCGCGACAGCTGATTGCGCGCGCGCCAGCGACACGCCCGGCTTCAGCCGCCC is part of the Longimicrobiaceae bacterium genome and encodes:
- a CDS encoding ADOP family duplicated permease, giving the protein MDKLLQDLRYAARRLASSPGFAAAALLTLALGIGANSAIFSVVDGVLLRPLPFREPDRLVRLYTHGAGAPPSEISAPDFMSLREQSGVFTDVAAYTESNATLTGTGEPESLKGLWVSAGFFRVLGVSPVLGRGFVPDANLPGHAREVVLSYGTWRDRFGSDARVLGRTLMLNGVQRTVVGVMPEGFAYPSDRQLWIPIPYDSSFSASASTNRRAEYLDAVGRLKPGVSLARAQSAVATVAARLRREYPETNTGVEATVLGLHEATVGDVRMPLLVLLGAVGFVLLIACVNVANLLLARMAARESEIAVRAALGAGRGALVRQLLTENLLLGVLGGTLGLLLAHWGVAALVSLRPQDIPRLDAVGLDGRAVAFTGAVSLLTSVLVGIFPALKATRPDLAASLREGGRGGGAGRAATRLRGTLVVAEVAMAVVLLAGAGLLIRSFVQLQRVDPGFRPDGVVSFDLTLPRAAYPEDAQVGAFHAALLGRIREMPGVKSAGAVSAIPMGGSKTNITFDVVGRAPAKQGEEPSMDVRLATADYVRTMGIPVLRGRAFDTRDRAG